A single genomic interval of Ramlibacter pinisoli harbors:
- a CDS encoding type II secretion system protein → MRAGRRRGRERGFTYLGVLFIVGVIGLGLAGTGATWTIAARRAHERQLLWTGKQYARAIQAYWQQSPGIRQYPSRLDDLVADDRFPVQRHHLRELYRDPVSGEPFAPVLSPEGRIAGVHSPSDATPLKQDGFSPPWQAFKGMTRYSDWLFIAESARPALATPGQAAQGPQPAQGPQVTQAAQRP, encoded by the coding sequence ATGCGAGCTGGTAGGCGGCGCGGTCGCGAGCGGGGGTTCACCTACCTCGGCGTGCTCTTCATCGTGGGCGTGATCGGCCTCGGGCTGGCCGGCACCGGCGCGACCTGGACCATCGCAGCCAGGCGGGCGCACGAGCGCCAGTTGCTCTGGACCGGCAAGCAGTACGCGCGTGCCATCCAGGCCTACTGGCAGCAGTCGCCCGGGATCCGGCAATACCCGAGCCGGCTCGACGACCTGGTGGCGGACGACCGCTTCCCGGTGCAGCGTCACCACCTGCGCGAGCTCTATCGCGACCCGGTCAGTGGCGAGCCGTTCGCGCCCGTGCTGAGTCCCGAGGGCCGCATCGCCGGCGTGCACAGCCCCTCCGACGCGACGCCGCTGAAGCAGGACGGCTTCTCGCCGCCGTGGCAGGCCTTCAAGGGCATGACGCGCTACTCCGACTGGCTGTTCATCGCCGAGAGCGCCCGGCCGGCGCTGGCCACGCCGGGCCAGGCCGCCCAGGGTCCCCAGCCTGCCCAGGGTCCCCAGGTGACCCAGGCCGCCCAGCGCCCCTGA
- a CDS encoding pilus assembly protein yields the protein MRKLDFDFQREPSPSPWGWALLLVGIACVAGVLEVQLDHGHQQEDQGARWARLQAAGGPGAQLAAADARDGADLIAARKVLERSQLPWDSLFAALEATDQADVALLAVVPDVLRRQVKIHAEARTLGSMLQFHRQLQQQPGLAQVVLVDHAIATDAVGTPVRFHISASWGVAHASP from the coding sequence ATGCGCAAGCTGGACTTCGACTTCCAGCGCGAACCGTCGCCGAGCCCCTGGGGCTGGGCCCTGCTGCTGGTGGGCATCGCCTGCGTGGCGGGCGTGCTCGAGGTGCAGCTGGACCACGGACACCAGCAGGAGGACCAGGGGGCGCGCTGGGCGCGGCTGCAGGCCGCGGGCGGCCCCGGCGCGCAACTCGCGGCGGCGGACGCGAGGGACGGCGCCGACCTGATCGCCGCCCGCAAGGTGCTGGAGCGCTCACAGCTGCCGTGGGATTCCCTCTTCGCGGCGCTCGAGGCCACCGACCAGGCCGATGTCGCGCTGCTGGCCGTGGTGCCCGACGTCCTGCGGCGCCAGGTGAAGATCCACGCCGAGGCGCGCACCCTGGGCTCGATGCTCCAGTTCCACCGGCAACTGCAGCAGCAGCCGGGCCTGGCCCAGGTGGTCCTGGTCGACCACGCCATCGCCACCGACGCGGTCGGCACGCCGGTCCGCTTCCACATCAGCGCCAGCTGGGGAGTCGCCCATGCGAGTCCCTAG
- a CDS encoding GspE/PulE family protein, whose amino-acid sequence MAQDPATFVQALAATLHYPTLASADLRASTPDFSAIPLAKALQRGCSVVRLADGRSAGVFADPFDASLLAWLDARLHGAPLYLVHASELEALLARHEEEFRAVDNMATEPGADLPAGGPVESLSLVRIDEDSSLVVKLVNSTLYDALKVHASDIHLESTESGLAIKFRIDGVLMPASRAAGVDVAEQVISRIKVMAELDIAERRVPQDGRFKVSIKGRQIDFRVSIMPSIFGEDAVLRILDKQDLADSMQGVRLASLGFEAETIRVLRRLAREPYGMVLVTGPTGSGKTTTLYAMISEINNGQDKIVTIEDPVEYQLPGVLQIPVNEKKGLTFARGLRSILRHDPDKIMVGEIRDPETAQIAVQSALTGHLVFTTIHANNVFDVINRFTQMAVDAYSFMSALNGILAQRLLRQVCTSCATPVQPTAAELAESGIDPEVGRSFQFVVGQGCGRCRGTGYRGRTAIAEILLLDDELRQLIIDRQPIARVKEAARRRGLRLLRESALALVAAGRTTLQEINRVTFVD is encoded by the coding sequence ATGGCGCAGGACCCCGCCACCTTCGTCCAGGCCCTGGCCGCCACCCTGCACTACCCGACCCTCGCCAGCGCCGACCTGCGGGCCAGCACGCCGGACTTCAGCGCCATCCCTCTGGCCAAGGCCCTGCAGCGCGGATGCAGCGTGGTGCGCCTGGCCGACGGCCGCAGCGCCGGCGTGTTCGCGGACCCCTTCGACGCCTCCCTGCTGGCCTGGCTCGATGCCCGCCTGCACGGCGCCCCGCTGTACCTGGTCCATGCGTCCGAACTGGAGGCGCTGCTGGCCCGGCACGAGGAGGAATTCCGCGCCGTCGACAACATGGCCACCGAACCCGGCGCCGACCTGCCCGCCGGCGGCCCGGTCGAGAGCCTGTCGCTGGTGCGGATCGACGAGGACTCCAGCCTGGTCGTCAAGCTGGTGAACTCCACGCTCTACGACGCGCTCAAGGTGCACGCCAGCGACATCCACCTGGAGAGCACGGAGAGCGGCCTGGCGATCAAGTTCCGCATCGACGGCGTCCTCATGCCGGCCAGCCGGGCCGCCGGGGTCGACGTCGCCGAGCAGGTGATCTCGCGCATCAAGGTGATGGCCGAACTGGACATCGCCGAGCGTCGGGTGCCCCAGGACGGCCGCTTCAAGGTCTCGATCAAGGGACGGCAGATCGACTTCCGCGTGTCCATCATGCCCAGCATCTTCGGCGAGGACGCCGTGCTGCGGATCCTCGACAAGCAGGACCTGGCCGACAGCATGCAGGGCGTGCGGCTGGCCTCGCTCGGCTTCGAGGCCGAGACCATCCGCGTGCTGCGCCGGCTGGCGCGCGAGCCCTACGGGATGGTGCTGGTGACGGGCCCGACCGGCAGCGGCAAGACGACCACGCTCTACGCCATGATTTCCGAGATCAACAACGGCCAGGACAAGATCGTCACGATCGAGGACCCGGTCGAGTACCAGCTGCCCGGCGTGCTGCAGATCCCGGTAAACGAGAAGAAGGGCCTGACCTTCGCGCGCGGCCTGCGGTCCATCCTGCGGCACGACCCCGACAAGATCATGGTGGGCGAGATCCGCGATCCCGAGACGGCGCAGATCGCGGTGCAGTCCGCCCTCACCGGCCACCTGGTGTTCACCACCATCCATGCCAACAACGTCTTCGACGTGATCAACCGCTTCACGCAGATGGCCGTCGACGCGTACAGCTTCATGTCGGCGCTCAACGGCATCCTGGCGCAACGCCTGCTGCGCCAGGTCTGCACGAGCTGCGCGACCCCGGTGCAGCCGACCGCGGCGGAGCTGGCCGAATCCGGCATCGACCCGGAGGTGGGCCGCAGCTTCCAGTTCGTGGTCGGACAGGGCTGCGGGCGCTGCCGCGGCACCGGCTACCGCGGCCGCACGGCCATCGCCGAGATCCTGCTGCTCGACGACGAGCTGCGGCAGCTGATCATCGACCGGCAGCCCATCGCCCGCGTCAAGGAAGCCGCGCGCCGGCGCGGCCTGCGTTTGCTGCGCGAATCCGCGCTGGCGCTGGTGGCGGCAGGACGTACCACGTTGCAGGAGATCAACCGTGTCACCTTCGTGGACTAG
- a CDS encoding type II secretion system protein — protein sequence MDPRRNRRPGGFTLIELMIVLAIVATLLTIAVPSYFGSLDNARETSLRKSLSVMREAIDQYHSDRNKYPDTLQELVTARYLRSIPPDPVTGASDQWVFELSGDEGQRGLRDVHSAAPGNGRDGTPYASW from the coding sequence ATGGACCCGCGCAGGAACCGCCGTCCGGGAGGGTTCACCCTCATCGAGCTGATGATCGTGCTGGCGATCGTCGCCACCCTGCTCACCATCGCCGTGCCCAGCTACTTCGGCAGCCTCGACAACGCGCGCGAGACGTCACTGCGCAAGAGCCTGTCGGTCATGCGCGAAGCCATCGACCAGTACCACAGCGACCGCAACAAGTACCCCGACACCCTGCAGGAGCTGGTGACCGCGCGCTACCTGCGCAGCATCCCGCCCGACCCGGTGACCGGCGCCAGCGACCAGTGGGTGTTCGAGCTGTCCGGGGACGAGGGCCAGCGCGGCCTGCGCGATGTGCACAGCGCCGCGCCCGGCAACGGCCGCGACGGAACGCCGTATGCGAGCTGGTAG
- a CDS encoding secretion system X translation initiation factor, which yields MSRRWLFWTTFLAGAGVVAAWPALVGQTAAAPAPAAGPRGPAAVAAGPLDRLRGLPPAPPPDTPAAEPAGAAASRPAGVELFAVKSWQPPPPPPPPVTVATAPAAPPPPAAPAAPPLPFRFLGRLEQDASRKVFLQRGERVYAVAAGDVIDGQYRVDSIDAAQLRLTYLPLNIAQTLGIGSS from the coding sequence ATGAGCCGGCGCTGGCTGTTCTGGACCACCTTCCTGGCCGGCGCCGGCGTCGTGGCCGCCTGGCCCGCCCTGGTCGGGCAGACTGCCGCCGCGCCGGCGCCTGCCGCCGGTCCGCGCGGCCCCGCGGCGGTTGCAGCGGGGCCGCTGGACCGGCTGCGCGGCTTGCCGCCGGCGCCGCCACCGGACACGCCGGCCGCCGAACCAGCTGGCGCGGCGGCCTCCCGCCCGGCCGGCGTCGAGCTCTTCGCGGTCAAGTCCTGGCAGCCGCCCCCGCCGCCGCCACCGCCCGTCACCGTTGCCACCGCGCCGGCGGCTCCGCCCCCGCCCGCCGCGCCCGCCGCCCCGCCGCTGCCCTTCCGCTTCCTGGGCCGGCTCGAGCAGGACGCCAGCCGCAAGGTGTTCCTGCAGCGGGGCGAGCGCGTGTACGCGGTGGCCGCCGGCGACGTGATCGACGGCCAGTACCGGGTCGACAGCATCGATGCCGCCCAGCTGCGGCTGACGTACCTGCCCTTGAACATTGCCCAGACCCTGGGGATCGGAAGCAGTTGA
- a CDS encoding secretin and TonB N-terminal domain-containing protein, producing the protein MDPVRLGRPTLFATTVLALALAGCASENALRDGQALLDQGRYEEGLARLHDAAAQAPGEPRYRAALALQQERAVASLLAQAERQRTAGESEAAAETYRRVLRLSPRNARATDALGALDQRRNVEEMQKQARAAFRRGDLELAEKQLAGVLALDPNLSDAQVLRREIDLQHARTASPYPRLRTRFTRPVTLEFRDANLKMVLDVLSRTTGINFIVDKDVRPDLKATIFVRQVAVEDALDLLLSQSQLEKKVLNDNTVIVYPATPAKLREYQDWVIRTFFITNMDVKQAQTLIRTMLKTKDLFVDEKLNALTMRDSPDAVRLAEKLLQAQDQAEAEVVLEVELLDVSRDRFLDLGIQWPSTFTVLAPNGGAAALLSDLHGPITDNRIGIDRSLQARAKSLNNDVNTLASPRIRVRNKDKAKIHIGDRIPVVNATSVPSTQGPVITETVQYLDTGIKLEVEPTIYQSDEVAIKLSLEVSDSQDAGRTNSGTTLVRVKTSNASTSLRLKNGETQILAGLIRNDHAANADQVPGLGDIPGLGRLFGQHDDSWKKRELVLSITPRIVRNTPYLPPHMLEYGSGTESGVRSRPLSLQDPGRPGEDAVTLTAPPGESAPVPPPPVVGSARGATLPMPPRSAGTTAPANLPPPPPAVITPPDTPVSPAPLDRPVTGIPAPLTLALEGDSRLKVGDETLVTVLLKATQPVISTALQIGFDPKVLKVTEVVEGELLRSDGVVTTYSSNTDETTGRVFVGVSRPTGGPGMTAEGPLVQLKVQALAPSSSSPLKVLVFSGIGPGNRLQPAALPAALDLAVTEP; encoded by the coding sequence ATGGACCCCGTTCGCCTTGGCCGCCCCACCCTCTTCGCCACGACCGTCCTCGCGCTCGCGCTGGCCGGCTGCGCGTCCGAGAACGCCCTGCGCGACGGACAGGCGCTGCTCGACCAGGGCCGCTACGAGGAGGGCCTCGCCCGCCTCCACGATGCCGCCGCGCAGGCCCCGGGCGAGCCCCGCTACCGCGCCGCCCTGGCCCTCCAGCAGGAGCGGGCGGTCGCCAGCCTGCTCGCGCAGGCCGAGCGGCAGCGAACGGCCGGCGAGTCCGAGGCCGCCGCCGAGACCTACCGGCGGGTGCTGCGCCTGAGCCCCCGCAATGCGCGCGCGACCGACGCACTGGGTGCGCTGGACCAGCGGCGCAACGTCGAGGAGATGCAGAAGCAGGCCCGCGCCGCCTTCCGGCGCGGCGACCTGGAACTGGCGGAAAAGCAGCTGGCCGGCGTGCTGGCACTGGACCCCAACCTGTCCGATGCGCAGGTGCTGCGGCGCGAGATCGACCTGCAGCACGCCCGCACGGCCAGCCCCTACCCGCGCCTGCGCACCCGCTTCACGCGCCCGGTCACGCTGGAGTTCCGCGACGCCAACCTGAAGATGGTGCTGGACGTGCTGTCGCGCACGACGGGCATCAACTTCATCGTCGACAAGGACGTCAGGCCCGACCTGAAGGCCACCATCTTCGTCAGGCAGGTGGCCGTGGAAGACGCCCTGGACCTGCTGCTGTCCCAGAGCCAGCTGGAGAAGAAGGTCCTGAACGACAACACCGTCATCGTCTACCCCGCCACGCCGGCCAAGCTGCGCGAGTACCAGGACTGGGTGATCCGCACGTTCTTCATCACCAACATGGACGTCAAGCAGGCCCAGACCCTGATCCGGACAATGCTCAAGACCAAGGACCTGTTCGTCGACGAGAAGCTGAACGCGCTCACCATGCGCGACTCGCCGGATGCCGTGCGCCTGGCCGAGAAGCTGCTCCAGGCGCAGGACCAGGCCGAGGCGGAGGTGGTGCTGGAGGTGGAGCTGCTGGACGTCTCGCGCGACCGCTTCCTCGATCTCGGGATCCAGTGGCCGTCGACCTTCACGGTCCTGGCGCCGAACGGGGGGGCGGCGGCGCTGCTCAGCGACCTGCACGGCCCCATCACCGACAACCGGATCGGGATCGACCGCTCCCTGCAGGCGCGCGCGAAATCGCTGAACAACGACGTCAACACGCTCGCCAGCCCGCGCATCCGCGTGCGCAACAAGGACAAGGCGAAGATCCACATCGGCGACCGCATCCCCGTGGTCAACGCCACCTCGGTCCCGTCGACGCAGGGCCCGGTGATCACGGAGACGGTGCAGTACCTCGACACCGGCATCAAGCTCGAGGTGGAGCCGACCATCTACCAGAGCGACGAAGTGGCGATCAAGCTGTCGCTCGAGGTGAGCGACTCGCAGGACGCCGGCCGCACGAACTCCGGCACCACGCTGGTCCGCGTCAAGACCAGCAATGCCAGCACGTCCCTGCGCCTGAAGAACGGCGAAACCCAGATCCTGGCGGGCCTGATCCGCAACGACCATGCCGCCAACGCCGACCAGGTGCCCGGCCTGGGCGACATCCCCGGCCTCGGCAGGCTGTTCGGCCAGCACGACGACAGCTGGAAGAAGCGCGAGCTCGTGCTCTCCATCACCCCGCGCATCGTCCGCAACACGCCGTACCTGCCACCGCACATGCTGGAGTACGGCTCCGGCACCGAATCGGGCGTGCGGTCCCGCCCGCTGTCGCTGCAGGACCCCGGCCGGCCGGGCGAGGACGCCGTGACGCTGACCGCCCCGCCCGGCGAGTCGGCCCCGGTCCCGCCGCCGCCGGTCGTGGGCAGCGCGCGCGGCGCGACGCTGCCCATGCCGCCCCGGTCCGCGGGGACCACCGCCCCCGCCAACCTGCCGCCCCCGCCGCCGGCGGTCATCACGCCGCCCGACACGCCCGTCAGCCCGGCCCCGCTGGACCGGCCGGTGACCGGCATCCCAGCGCCGCTGACGCTGGCGCTGGAGGGCGACAGCCGCCTGAAGGTGGGCGACGAGACCCTCGTCACCGTGCTGCTGAAGGCGACCCAGCCGGTCATCAGCACCGCGCTGCAGATCGGCTTCGACCCCAAGGTGCTCAAGGTCACCGAGGTTGTGGAAGGCGAGCTGCTGCGCAGCGACGGCGTGGTCACGACCTACTCCTCCAACACCGACGAGACCACCGGTCGCGTCTTCGTCGGCGTGTCCCGGCCCACGGGGGGGCCTGGGATGACCGCCGAGGGGCCGCTGGTGCAGCTGAAGGTGCAGGCGCTCGCACCCTCCTCGTCCAGCCCGCTGAAGGTGCTGGTCTTCTCCGGCATCGGCCCCGGCAACAGGCTGCAGCCCGCCGCCCTGCCGGCGGCCCTCGACCTGGCGGTGACGGAGCCCTGA
- a CDS encoding SCO family protein has translation MRLAGKVVTRLAALLLAAAGWSGAALAANSSQTPWGPDYFPNVPLVTQDGKSVRFFDDLIKGKVVAINFVFTSCSASCPMETARLRQVQQLLGDRMGKDVFFYSISIDPENDTPAVLKQYAARFDLGPGWTFLTGRRQDIDLLRQRLGLYMPALPARTAGTNDHDLSLVVGNQGTGRWMKASPFENPEVLATQLGSWLHNWKVASVRADPSYAEAPVRLPQQSRGEELFRTRCASCHTVGAPANSLAALRAIGPDLAGVTRSRDRLWLLRWLREPDVMLAEKDPIATALYQKYNKVTMPNLRLGVGDIAALVTFLEEQDPAVARK, from the coding sequence ATGCGCCTTGCAGGCAAGGTCGTGACGAGGCTGGCAGCGCTGCTGCTGGCCGCGGCGGGCTGGTCGGGCGCCGCCCTGGCGGCCAACAGCTCCCAGACGCCGTGGGGCCCGGACTACTTCCCCAACGTGCCCCTCGTCACCCAGGACGGCAAGTCGGTGCGCTTCTTCGACGACCTGATCAAGGGCAAGGTCGTCGCGATCAACTTCGTGTTCACCAGCTGCTCCGCCTCCTGCCCGATGGAGACGGCCAGGCTGCGCCAGGTGCAGCAGCTGCTCGGCGACCGCATGGGCAAGGACGTCTTCTTCTACTCGATCTCCATCGACCCGGAGAACGACACCCCCGCCGTGCTGAAGCAGTACGCCGCCCGGTTCGACCTCGGGCCGGGGTGGACCTTCCTGACCGGCCGCCGCCAGGACATCGACCTGCTGCGCCAGCGGCTGGGGCTGTACATGCCGGCGCTGCCGGCGCGCACCGCGGGCACGAACGACCATGACCTGAGCCTGGTGGTGGGCAACCAGGGCACCGGCCGCTGGATGAAGGCGTCGCCGTTCGAGAACCCGGAGGTGCTGGCGACCCAGCTGGGGAGCTGGCTGCACAACTGGAAGGTCGCCAGCGTCCGCGCGGACCCCTCCTACGCCGAGGCGCCGGTCCGCCTGCCGCAGCAGTCACGCGGCGAGGAGCTGTTCCGCACCCGTTGCGCCTCCTGCCACACGGTCGGGGCGCCGGCGAACTCGCTGGCCGCCCTGCGCGCCATCGGCCCGGACCTCGCTGGCGTGACCCGCAGCCGCGACCGGCTGTGGCTGCTGCGCTGGCTGCGCGAACCGGACGTGATGCTGGCCGAGAAGGACCCGATCGCGACCGCGCTGTACCAGAAGTACAACAAGGTCACCATGCCGAACCTCCGGCTCGGGGTCGGCGACATCGCCGCGCTGGTCACGTTCCTCGAGGAACAGGACCCGGCCGTGGCCAGGAAGTGA
- a CDS encoding pilus assembly protein PilO, producing MRVPRLAAAEFLRALRWPGAAGALLAAASLAWTGAVLLPAQARLAAGQEQLARAERRAAAVRSGLASAPQSAATRRKLFYGALPAMTELTQNIDRIYAAAATEQLSLVRGEYMGAEIPAAGLVRYKIVLPLKGTYPQVRRFAAACATGVPGLSLDDLSLQRQSIADAKVDARVQMSIYVAVR from the coding sequence ATGCGAGTCCCTAGGCTGGCGGCCGCCGAATTCCTGCGCGCGCTGCGCTGGCCCGGCGCGGCCGGGGCACTGCTGGCCGCGGCCAGCCTGGCCTGGACCGGCGCCGTGCTGCTGCCGGCCCAGGCCCGGCTCGCGGCCGGGCAGGAGCAACTGGCCAGGGCGGAACGCCGTGCCGCGGCCGTGCGCAGCGGGCTCGCGAGCGCGCCGCAATCGGCGGCCACCCGGCGCAAGCTGTTCTACGGCGCCCTGCCGGCCATGACGGAGCTGACGCAGAACATCGACCGCATCTATGCCGCCGCGGCCACCGAGCAGCTGTCGCTGGTGCGCGGCGAGTACATGGGGGCCGAGATCCCGGCGGCCGGACTGGTGCGCTACAAGATCGTGCTGCCCCTCAAGGGCACGTACCCGCAGGTGCGCCGCTTCGCCGCGGCCTGTGCCACCGGGGTTCCCGGGCTGTCACTGGACGACCTGAGCCTGCAGCGCCAGAGCATCGCCGACGCCAAGGTCGATGCGCGCGTGCAGATGTCCATCTACGTGGCGGTGCGGTGA
- a CDS encoding type IV pilin protein has product MRRAARGFTLVELVITVAILGLLASIAMPLAETMVRRSKEQELKAALTTLRDAIDAYRDAVEAGRVARSAGDAGYPASLQVLVDGVADRSAGAGGKLYFLRRVPRDPFADPALPAVQTWGLRSSDSPPDAPQPGKDVFDVRSLSEGQALDGTPYRSW; this is encoded by the coding sequence ATGCGCCGCGCAGCGCGGGGGTTCACGCTGGTCGAGCTGGTCATCACGGTGGCCATCCTCGGCCTGCTCGCCTCGATCGCCATGCCGCTGGCGGAGACCATGGTGCGCAGGAGCAAGGAGCAGGAACTGAAGGCCGCGCTCACGACCCTGCGCGACGCCATCGATGCCTACAGGGATGCGGTGGAAGCCGGGCGTGTCGCGCGCTCGGCCGGCGATGCGGGCTACCCCGCCTCCCTGCAGGTGCTGGTCGACGGCGTGGCCGACCGGTCGGCGGGCGCCGGCGGCAAGCTCTACTTCCTGCGGCGCGTGCCGCGCGACCCGTTCGCCGACCCGGCCCTGCCGGCCGTGCAGACCTGGGGCCTGCGCAGTTCGGACAGCCCGCCCGACGCGCCGCAGCCGGGCAAGGATGTCTTCGACGTGCGCTCGCTGTCCGAGGGGCAGGCCCTGGACGGCACGCCGTACCGGAGCTGGTGA